A section of the Telopea speciosissima isolate NSW1024214 ecotype Mountain lineage chromosome 3, Tspe_v1, whole genome shotgun sequence genome encodes:
- the LOC122655899 gene encoding putative per-hexamer repeat protein 5 isoform X1 has translation MAGLKSLTLFAFLLLVLSSIVAESRVARQDLGLDLGGVGVGTGVGIGLGLGGSGSGSGSGSGSGSGSGAGSSAGSSAGSGAGSGAGSSAGSGAGSESGSGQGRGAGSGSGSGEGQGQGQGEGSGTGYGEGYGEGHGEGSGSGNGSGYGAGRGSGSGYGSGRGK, from the coding sequence ATGGCTGGCTTGAAGTCCCTGACTCTCTTTGCATTCCTACTACTTGTTCTGTCTTCTATTGTTGCTGAGAGCCGAGTAGCAAGGCAGGACTTGGGATTAGACTTGGGTGGTGTGGGAGTTGGAACTGGTGTTGGTATTGGCCTTGGCTTAGGTGGTAGTGGCTCAGGCTCAGGCTCTGGTTCTGggtctggttctggttctggtgcTGGGTCGTCAGCAGGTTCTTCTGCCGGTTCAGGTGCTGGCTCAGGTGCTGGGTCCTCCGCTGGGTCTGGGGCTGGTTCAGAATCTGGTAGTGGTCAAGGACGTGGAGCTGGATCTGGTTCAGGCTCTGGTGAAGGCCAAGGCCAAGGTCAAGGAGAAGGGTCTGGTACTGGATATGGTGAGGGCTACGGGGAGGGGCATGGGGAGGGCAGCGGTTCAGGAAATGGGTCTGGTTATGGTGCAGGTCGTGGGTCTGGGTCGGGTTATGGAAGTGGGCGTGGAAAGTGA
- the LOC122655899 gene encoding putative per-hexamer repeat protein 5 isoform X2: MAGLKSLTLFAFLLLVLSSIVAESRVARQDLGLDLGGVGVGTGVGIGLGLGGSGSGSGSGSGSGSGSGAGSSAGSSAGSGAGSGAGSSAGSGAGSESGSGQGQGQGEGSGTGYGEGYGEGHGEGSGSGNGSGYGAGRGSGSGYGSGRGK; the protein is encoded by the exons ATGGCTGGCTTGAAGTCCCTGACTCTCTTTGCATTCCTACTACTTGTTCTGTCTTCTATTGTTGCTGAGAGCCGAGTAGCAAGGCAGGACTTGGGATTAGACTTGGGTGGTGTGGGAGTTGGAACTGGTGTTGGTATTGGCCTTGGCTTAGGTGGTAGTGGCTCAGGCTCAGGCTCTGGTTCTGggtctggttctggttctggtgcTGGGTCGTCAGCAGGTTCTTCTGCCGGTTCAGGTGCTGGCTCAGGTGCTGGGTCCTCCGCTGGGTCTGGGGCTGGTTCAGAATCTGGTAGTG GCCAAGGCCAAGGTCAAGGAGAAGGGTCTGGTACTGGATATGGTGAGGGCTACGGGGAGGGGCATGGGGAGGGCAGCGGTTCAGGAAATGGGTCTGGTTATGGTGCAGGTCGTGGGTCTGGGTCGGGTTATGGAAGTGGGCGTGGAAAGTGA